The genomic segment ATGGCGAGCAAGCACTTGTCTACTCACGAGACCGCCATCATCGAGTTGGTGGAGATTATGGGCGTCAGATTGCTCAACGTCAAGTTATTGAAGCGCTTATGAAAAAGATGCTTTCACTTGATAATATTACTCAGTATCAAAAAATTCTCAATGATGCTTCCAAAGATTTTAAAACAAATATTCCAATTAATACTTCCACCATTTCTTCTTTATTGGGTTACAAAGATTGTTTCAAGAAAGTTATTTCAATTCAAGCTAGAGGGGTGGGAAATATGGTTGATGGTGTCTCATATGAGTTCTTCCCTCAAGATGTATATCTCGCTATGCAAAATGCAATGAGACGCTCATTAGGAGAGGATACTCTAACGACTCTACCTTCGAATTTGATTACATATGAAAGTTATTTTGGGACAGCTTCAACTTATTATCTCCCTTCAGCTACAGTGACTGAAAACGGAAAATCTATGACATATGGTATAGACACAGAAGGTAATTTTGTAAATATTACTTCTCAAAACCAAGATGAATTCATTTCAAGCACAACCGGAAGTGGTGGAGGGACTAGTTCATCATCCACTTCATCAAGTTCAACTGGAACAAGTAGCTCTTCAAGTACAGCGAGTAGTTCATCTGTAGATTCTACAACATCCGATACTAACTCAGGTTCGTACGGAGATAGTGGTGCAAGTTCTGACGACTCCAACAGTTATGGAAATAATACAGGAACTTACACAGGACAATAATTGAAAAAACAAAAATAATATGATAAACTGGTTTCTGGAAGTCGCTTATGAACGATTAGATTTTGCTGATTAGTTTATAAGTTACTGACAGGAACCTATTTGGTCCAGTAGCTCAGTTGGATAGAGCATTCGCCTTCTAAGCGAACGGTCGGGGGTTCGAATCCCTCCTGGATCATGGTGCCAAACCTTGCCTCACTTTCGTAGTGAGGCTTTTTTGTTTATTTACATATTCAGCTGTTAAAGTTGAGGTGTTATAATGAATCATTGTTGTTATATTGTTTGACTTTTAAGTGAGGTGTTTAAAAATTAAACAGTATGAGTATTAAAAAACTCCAATCTTATCATCAGAAAAACAAATGAAAGTCGACTAATAAAATGTGCTATAATAGAAAAATGACAAGATACAAAGCTACGATTGCCTATGATGGTACAGATTTCGCAGGTTTTCAAACGCAGATTAACCAACGTACAGTCCAAGCAGAGCTTGAAAAAGTGTTAACCAAATTGAACTCGCACGAGCCAGTAATTCTGCAAGGTTCTGGTCGTACTGATGCAGGGGTACACGCTTTTGGGCAAGTGATTCATTTTGACCTTTTAGGACAACCACGTGATTTGGAACGACTTCGTTTTGGACTTGACACTCAAACTCCTGCTGATATTGCTGTAAAAAAAGTAGAGCAAGTGGGTGAGCAATGGCACGCACGTTATTGTAAGCATGAAAAAATCTATGAATATTATCTTGAAAATGCAGTGACGAGAAGTCCTTTCAGCAGAAATGCAAAAGCATATTTCCGTTATCCATTAGATTTTGACAAGATGCAAGAAGCTCTGTCAGTGCTGACAGGGACACATGATTTCACTGGTTTTACAGCATCAGGTTCATCGGTAGACGATAAGATTCGAACAATTTCTCAAGCAGAAGTCATTCAACTTGATGAAGAAAATTTTAAATTTATCTTTAGAGCGAACGGCTTTTTGTATAAACAAGTTCGTAATATGGTTGGAACTGTCATCAAAATTGGTAATGACAGAATGCCTGTCAGCCAGATTGAAAAGATTTTGATGACAAAAAATCGTGATTTTGCTGGACCAACGGCAGCCCCAGAGGGCTTATACCTCAAAGAAGTGATTTACGATCAAAGGAAGTAAATCATCGGTGGATGAAGTTAAGACTTATTCAGTGGGAATTTTAACTCGTCACTGAATTTAGTCGGACGAAATTCGAAGCCTACTATTCCGACTAGGTGCTTCAGCGCCTTAGCGAGGATGGACAGCGTAGCCGTAAGGCGGAGATAGTGTTGCTTTATCCCCTACCTAAAGAGGGAGGGGGTAGTAGCACGCACTTGCTTTGATAAAGTTTTGCGTAGCAAGATGTCAAAAGGAGTTTTATGACAAAAGATTTGACAAAAAATAAAAAGATATTGACGATTGCAGGCTCTGATATTTTATCAGGTGGAGGAATGCAAGCGGATTTAGCAACATTTGCTCATGATGGTTTTTATGGATTTTGCGCACTAACAAGCATTGTTACAGTCCGTGAAGATAAATTCTTTGTTCATCCAGTTGAAGAACAAGTTTTTAAAGACCAACTGAGAAGTCTTCAAAGTATTGATTTTTCAGCAGTAAAAATCGGACTTTTACCCAATCGAAAACACTTACAACTGACAAAAGAATTTCTGTCAGCACTGACAGAAACACCTATCATTCTTGACCCTGTCATTGTTTTTAAAGAAAATGATGATTATAGTGTCAATGAAATGCGGGAGCTATTCATCAGAACGCTCATTCCAATTTCGACAGTGATTACTCCCAATCTACGTGAAGCTGAAATTCTGTCAGCGATTTCCATATCAACAATTGACGACATGAAAGAAGCAGCCAGAATTCTTTATCGGTTTGGTACCAAAAATGTTGTCATTAAAGGTGGGAATCGCTTTAATCCAAAATATGCCATTGATCTCGCTTACGACGGAGAACATTTCTATGAATTGAGCAATCCTGTTTTGGATAAAAATAACAATGGCGCTGGATGTACTTTTGCAGCAAGTATTGCCACCCATCTCGCACAAAGAGATACTTTTGAGCAAGCAGTGGGTAAAGCTAAGAGTTTTGTCTATCAAGCGATTCAGAATTCTAACCAATATGGTGTTTTTCAAAATGCAAAATAAATCAGCTCAATAGATAACCAAGCTTCTACACCGAAAAAAATTCTTTGCTTTTTATTAAGTGACGATTGTTTCGTAGTTACTTTTGAAACCTTCAAACTAATATTGTCTAACTTTCAAACGTATCGCTTGAAAGTTGCTGTGCTGTTGATGCTCGCTATTCCAACATATCTGGCTAGTCGCAATCTTTGCATAAAATGAGCTTGACGCACTGCATCAAGATTGCAGATGAGAAAAGTATCACTTTTCTCAATCGTCGCAAAGCACGCACTTCGTGTGCCGTCTTGCGAACAGTCTCCGATTGTTGCACACCCACAGGTATCCATTCTCTCTAAGCAGCTAAAGCATCAAGGCGAAATGGTTCTCTATGTAGACAGAGCCTGTTGGTTGTAACCGCGCTAGGTAGAATTGGAGATGAACTAATATAAAAAGTAGAAATCAAACTTTGTCTAGTAGTCATATCATAGGAGATGAAACTCATGAATCAGACCAACACCAATATCAAAAAGATTACAATTCTTGCCATCTGGACAGCCATCAGCTTTGTTCTCGGCAGAATTTTTACTTTCCCCATTCCAGGTTCAGCTGGCAATATTTTAACATTGCTAGATGTTGGAATTTACAGTGCTGTTTTTTTGTTAGGAAAACGTGAAGCTGCTGTTATTGGCGGACTTTCTGCCTTCCTATTAGATTTCACAGCAGGCTACAGCAATTATATGTTTTTTAGCTTGATTATTCACGGCTCGCAAGGTTATTTGGCAGGATTGACGCGTTTTAAAACGCTTAATTTTATCCTCAGTGCGATTGTTATGGTGGGCGGATACTTCATTGTAGGTGGATTTATGTACGGCTGGGGTTCTTCTATTGCGGGACTTTGGGTCAATATTGTTCAAGTTGCAATAGGCTTTATCCTCGCAAGAGTTGTTAGCCCATTAATCAAAAAGGCAGGTATTTTAAATGGATTTAGAAAAGCTTAAAAACGAAACACAGCTCATCATTAATGATGTCCTTGAAAAATCTGAAATAAAAGCAGGACAAATCTTTGTCCTAGGCCTCTCCTCATCAGAAGTAAATGGTGGTATAATCGGCCACGCCAGCTCTGCGGAAATCGGCGAAGTCATTGTTGGTGTCATTCACGACACGTTGACAGAAAAAGGTATTTATCTTGCTGTTCAAGGTTGTGAGCATCTCAATCGCGCCCTTTTAATCGAACAAGAATTAGCAGAGAAAAAAGATTGGGATACCGTTTCTGTCATCCCACAGCTCCATGCAGGAGGGAGTGGGCAAGTCGCAGCATACAAACGATTTAAGCACCCTGTAGAAGTAGAACACATCATTGCTCAAGCAGGACTTGACATTGGTGACACCTCGATTGGGATGCACGTCAAGCACGTCCAAATCCCGATTCGTCCAGTTTTGCGTGAATTAGGTGGTGCACACGTGACAGCATTGAAGAATCGCCCCAAACTTATCGGTGGCGAACGTGCGAGGTACAAATGAATGAATGAAATGCTCATCATGACACCAGGACCAACAGCAGTCGCGGAAAACGTTCGACTTGCAAGAAGTCAAACAACAACAAATCCAGACATTGACCTTGATTTTTATGACTTTTACAAAGTAACTTGTGAAAAATTTGGAAAATTTCTCCAAACAAAAAATGACGTCCGTATTCTAGCTGGAGAAGGTATTCTAGGGCTTGAAGCAGCCTGCGCCTCATTGACTGAGCAGGGAACACGTGTCCTCGTGTTAGATAATGGCATTTTTGGACATGGTTTTGCTGACTTTGTGACAATGTACGGTGGAGAGCCACTTCTCCTGAGAAGCCCTGAGACAGCAAGCTTTGACCTCGCACTTTTAGAAGAATTTTTGGAAAAAGACCACGACTTCAAATATGCTACGGTTGTTCATTGTGATACCCCTTCAGGCGTGCTCAACGACATCTCAAAAATCTGTCCCTTGCTTAAAAAATATGATATTTTAACTGTGGTTGACTCAGTGGCGGCAATGGGAGGAGAACCTCTAGCTGTTGATGAATGGGAGATCGACATTGTACTTGGAGGTTCACAGAAAGTCCTATCGGCACCTCCAGGACTGACTTTCCTTTCTATTTCACAAGCAGCCTATCAAGCAATGGAAAATAGAAAAACGCCAATTGCCAGCTTTTACTGCAATCTTCTCGTATTCAAAGATTATTTTGAGAAAAAATGGTTTCCTTATACGATGCCGATTTCGGATATCTATGGTCTGACCCAAGCGATTGATAATCTATTGGCAGATAAAGAGATTATAAAGCGCCATGCGGATATTGCTGAGGCAACAAGGCAGGCGATTGAACATTCCGCTTTGCAACTTCATCTGAAAAATGGTTTTTCAAATACTGTCACAGTTATCAATGTTCCTAAAGAAACAACGGCTCAAGCGATTTTAAAAGAGATGAAAGAACATTATAATGTCATGATTACAGGCTCATTTGACCGCTTGGAAGGAAAAGTTCTGCGTATCGGGCA from the Lactococcus allomyrinae genome contains:
- a CDS encoding LCP family protein, giving the protein MKLWIKTLLMLGSIILVTGAAAAAYTLTVLNSTTQAFKMTYTNAGSKQTEKIIKATKPLTILIMGIDTGGAGRGTADSWNGNSDSQILITLDPTKKTTTMVSVERDTMTNILDGSGNIVSKEKLNAAYPLGYNAGGGSKGLETGVSYAMKTIGEQTGINIDNFITMNFDGLINLVNDVGGIDVYNDPNSIAPSTPDYPNPKHEIFISDTEPQYTATIPAGEQHLNGEQALVYSRDRHHRVGGDYGRQIAQRQVIEALMKKMLSLDNITQYQKILNDASKDFKTNIPINTSTISSLLGYKDCFKKVISIQARGVGNMVDGVSYEFFPQDVYLAMQNAMRRSLGEDTLTTLPSNLITYESYFGTASTYYLPSATVTENGKSMTYGIDTEGNFVNITSQNQDEFISSTTGSGGGTSSSSTSSSSTGTSSSSSTASSSSVDSTTSDTNSGSYGDSGASSDDSNSYGNNTGTYTGQ
- the truA gene encoding tRNA pseudouridine(38-40) synthase TruA gives rise to the protein MTRYKATIAYDGTDFAGFQTQINQRTVQAELEKVLTKLNSHEPVILQGSGRTDAGVHAFGQVIHFDLLGQPRDLERLRFGLDTQTPADIAVKKVEQVGEQWHARYCKHEKIYEYYLENAVTRSPFSRNAKAYFRYPLDFDKMQEALSVLTGTHDFTGFTASGSSVDDKIRTISQAEVIQLDEENFKFIFRANGFLYKQVRNMVGTVIKIGNDRMPVSQIEKILMTKNRDFAGPTAAPEGLYLKEVIYDQRK
- a CDS encoding bifunctional hydroxymethylpyrimidine kinase/phosphomethylpyrimidine kinase, whose product is MTKDLTKNKKILTIAGSDILSGGGMQADLATFAHDGFYGFCALTSIVTVREDKFFVHPVEEQVFKDQLRSLQSIDFSAVKIGLLPNRKHLQLTKEFLSALTETPIILDPVIVFKENDDYSVNEMRELFIRTLIPISTVITPNLREAEILSAISISTIDDMKEAARILYRFGTKNVVIKGGNRFNPKYAIDLAYDGEHFYELSNPVLDKNNNGAGCTFAASIATHLAQRDTFEQAVGKAKSFVYQAIQNSNQYGVFQNAK
- a CDS encoding ECF transporter S component; this encodes MKLMNQTNTNIKKITILAIWTAISFVLGRIFTFPIPGSAGNILTLLDVGIYSAVFLLGKREAAVIGGLSAFLLDFTAGYSNYMFFSLIIHGSQGYLAGLTRFKTLNFILSAIVMVGGYFIVGGFMYGWGSSIAGLWVNIVQVAIGFILARVVSPLIKKAGILNGFRKA
- a CDS encoding TIGR01440 family protein — translated: MDLEKLKNETQLIINDVLEKSEIKAGQIFVLGLSSSEVNGGIIGHASSAEIGEVIVGVIHDTLTEKGIYLAVQGCEHLNRALLIEQELAEKKDWDTVSVIPQLHAGGSGQVAAYKRFKHPVEVEHIIAQAGLDIGDTSIGMHVKHVQIPIRPVLRELGGAHVTALKNRPKLIGGERARYK
- a CDS encoding pyridoxal-phosphate-dependent aminotransferase family protein — encoded protein: MNEMLIMTPGPTAVAENVRLARSQTTTNPDIDLDFYDFYKVTCEKFGKFLQTKNDVRILAGEGILGLEAACASLTEQGTRVLVLDNGIFGHGFADFVTMYGGEPLLLRSPETASFDLALLEEFLEKDHDFKYATVVHCDTPSGVLNDISKICPLLKKYDILTVVDSVAAMGGEPLAVDEWEIDIVLGGSQKVLSAPPGLTFLSISQAAYQAMENRKTPIASFYCNLLVFKDYFEKKWFPYTMPISDIYGLTQAIDNLLADKEIIKRHADIAEATRQAIEHSALQLHLKNGFSNTVTVINVPKETTAQAILKEMKEHYNVMITGSFDRLEGKVLRIGHMGENARASKVAYTLYALQQTLENQGVSLLSNLQDDFLKYYQKLTFDKK